A genomic region of Persephonella marina EX-H1 contains the following coding sequences:
- a CDS encoding RelA/SpoT family protein, whose translation MAEIAAGELVEDLIKKVDYLEDQDIQKIREAAYYIIEKHEGQFRKSGEPYYIHPIEAAKVLADLKLDRTTIIAGLLHDVVEDTDTTIDEIKERFGETVALIVDGVTKIGKYNFNSKEEAEAENFRKMLVSMAKDIRVILVKLADRLHNIRTLDPLPEYKQKRIAKETLDIYAPLAARLGLWKIKAELEDTSFKYLYPEAYKKITTYLAESKTVQEKYLQEIISQIRDVLDKHNIKADIQYRAKHLYSIYEKTLRKDLSLSDIYDVYGVRVLVHTIKDCYLALGLIHSLWPPVPGRFKDYISLPKSNMYQALHTTVVAPKGKFVEIQIKTYKMHRIAEEGIAAHWRYKGGKYISEKDLKSFTWLRNILESIKENKDTEIISTVKGDLSNEEVYVFTPKGDLVKLPLGSTPVDFAYQIHTQVGHRTAGAKVNGKMVPLDTKLKNGDVVEIITAKYHKPSRDWLKFVVSSKAKTSIKQYFSKIDRKRAIKFGEKLLDKFLKKINKKTSTLDENDINKLLERFSFKTFDDLLHAVGDGKLSPQKVVRFLKGDIEKAKSSSSTESVKDKDLIVEVDGISNIMSTIAKCCCPIPGDEITGVILKGRGISIHAKNCPNAIKVQETEPERIIVAKWSSGDLKPIFPSYIRIISEDRPGLLAEMSSAVASTKTNISGANVKTRRDGKAVTELRVNVKDIDHLNRIISLIKRVKGVERVDRICVRR comes from the coding sequence ATGGCTGAAATTGCAGCTGGAGAGCTTGTTGAAGATCTGATTAAAAAGGTTGATTATCTGGAAGACCAGGATATACAGAAGATCAGAGAGGCGGCATACTATATCATTGAAAAACATGAAGGTCAGTTCAGAAAATCAGGTGAGCCTTACTACATTCATCCTATTGAGGCTGCAAAGGTACTTGCAGATCTGAAGCTTGACAGAACAACGATAATAGCCGGGCTTCTCCATGATGTTGTGGAGGATACGGATACAACGATTGATGAGATAAAGGAAAGGTTCGGCGAAACTGTAGCTCTTATCGTTGATGGTGTTACAAAGATAGGTAAGTACAACTTTAACAGTAAGGAGGAGGCGGAGGCTGAAAATTTCAGAAAGATGCTTGTATCAATGGCTAAAGATATAAGAGTCATACTTGTAAAACTTGCAGACAGACTTCACAACATTAGAACACTTGACCCTCTACCTGAGTATAAACAGAAAAGGATAGCAAAGGAGACTCTTGATATATACGCACCGCTTGCCGCAAGACTCGGTCTCTGGAAGATAAAGGCTGAACTTGAGGACACATCTTTCAAATACCTTTATCCAGAGGCTTACAAAAAGATAACCACATACCTTGCAGAATCAAAGACCGTACAGGAAAAATACCTGCAGGAGATAATATCCCAGATAAGGGATGTACTTGATAAACATAACATTAAAGCTGATATTCAGTACAGGGCAAAACATCTTTACAGTATATACGAGAAAACACTGAGAAAGGATCTATCATTATCCGATATTTACGATGTTTACGGGGTAAGGGTTCTTGTTCATACTATCAAGGACTGTTATCTTGCACTCGGTCTGATACACTCCCTCTGGCCTCCAGTCCCAGGAAGGTTTAAGGACTATATCTCTCTCCCAAAATCCAATATGTATCAGGCTCTTCACACAACTGTTGTTGCACCAAAGGGAAAGTTTGTTGAGATACAGATAAAAACCTACAAGATGCACAGAATAGCAGAAGAGGGGATCGCAGCCCACTGGAGATACAAAGGTGGAAAGTATATATCAGAAAAAGATCTTAAATCATTTACATGGCTCAGGAATATACTTGAGTCAATAAAGGAGAACAAGGATACAGAGATCATATCAACTGTTAAAGGGGATCTCTCAAATGAAGAGGTTTATGTTTTTACACCTAAGGGAGATCTTGTAAAGCTTCCTTTAGGTTCTACACCTGTTGATTTCGCTTACCAGATACATACTCAGGTTGGCCACAGAACCGCAGGGGCAAAGGTAAATGGAAAGATGGTTCCACTTGATACAAAGCTGAAAAATGGTGATGTTGTTGAGATAATAACGGCAAAATACCACAAGCCGAGCAGGGACTGGCTCAAGTTTGTTGTTTCATCAAAAGCAAAAACCAGCATAAAACAGTACTTTTCAAAGATAGACAGAAAAAGGGCTATAAAATTTGGTGAAAAGTTATTAGACAAATTTCTGAAGAAGATAAACAAAAAAACATCAACACTGGATGAGAATGATATAAACAAACTCCTTGAAAGGTTCAGCTTTAAAACTTTTGATGATCTCCTTCATGCAGTAGGAGACGGTAAGCTCTCTCCCCAGAAGGTTGTAAGATTTTTAAAGGGAGATATTGAGAAAGCGAAATCCTCATCATCAACAGAATCCGTAAAGGATAAGGATCTTATAGTTGAGGTTGATGGTATATCAAATATTATGTCAACAATAGCTAAATGCTGCTGTCCCATACCTGGAGATGAGATAACAGGTGTTATACTTAAGGGAAGGGGAATATCGATACACGCTAAGAACTGTCCCAATGCTATAAAGGTTCAGGAGACAGAACCTGAGAGGATAATCGTTGCTAAATGGAGTAGCGGTGATCTGAAACCTATATTCCCGTCCTATATAAGGATAATCTCCGAAGACAGACCAGGTCTTCTCGCTGAGATGTCATCTGCTGTTGCAAGTACAAAAACAAACATATCAGGTGCAAATGTTAAAACAAGAAGGGATGGAAAGGCTGTAACAGAGCTCAGGGTGAATGTTAAAGATATAGATCATCTCAACAGGATAATATCCCTTATAAAGAGAGTTAAAGGTGTTGAGAGAGTTGATAGGATCTGTGTTAGAAGGTAG
- a CDS encoding NAD+ synthase, with product MKKLRLALGQLNMTVGDIEGNTEKIISAIKEAKLHECDIIAFPELAITGYPPEDLLLKPSFINRNLQALNRIAQASENIITIVGFVDKVEDIYNAAAVLLNGKIVAVYHKNFLPNYGVFDEVRYFQRGNEITLLNIEGYKIGLSICEDIWYPENPINIQAIEGAELIININASPYHIGKGKFREDMLKVRARDNLVSIAYVNLVGGQDELVFDGNSIIVGPDGSVLTKGRSFEEEIVLCDINLDAIFRQQLKDNRLRNLRAMYKREEKVKEIHLDFKIKDKLETIPQKTILDRPEIEEIYKALVTGVRDYIHKNGFEKVVIGLSGGIDSSLTATIATDALGKDNVKGVLMPSQFTSKESVEDALELAENLGIETFTLPITDIFEKYKDELKDIFAGLKPDATEENLQARIRGNLLMALSNKFGWIVLATGNKSEMSVGYATLYGDMVGGFAVLKDVLKTKVYELAQYRNSISPVIPQRVLEKPPSAELKPDQRDEDELLPYPILDEIIMLYVEEDMPVQDIIRMGFDRHSVEKVVKMIDRNEYKRRQAPIGIRITHRAFGKDRRMPVTNKFREL from the coding sequence ATGAAAAAGTTAAGACTGGCCCTCGGACAGCTAAATATGACCGTTGGAGATATAGAGGGAAATACTGAGAAGATAATATCAGCGATAAAGGAGGCAAAACTCCACGAGTGCGATATTATAGCCTTTCCAGAGCTCGCTATAACAGGATATCCCCCTGAGGATCTTTTACTAAAACCAAGTTTTATAAACAGAAATCTACAGGCACTAAACAGGATAGCCCAGGCAAGTGAGAATATTATCACTATAGTTGGATTTGTAGATAAGGTTGAGGATATATACAACGCAGCTGCCGTTCTTCTGAATGGGAAGATAGTTGCTGTATACCATAAGAACTTTCTACCAAACTACGGTGTATTTGATGAGGTTAGATACTTCCAGAGGGGTAATGAGATAACACTTCTGAATATTGAAGGTTACAAGATAGGTCTCTCAATCTGTGAAGATATATGGTATCCGGAAAACCCTATAAATATACAGGCTATTGAAGGGGCAGAGCTCATTATAAATATTAATGCCTCCCCTTACCATATTGGTAAAGGAAAGTTCAGAGAGGATATGCTTAAGGTGAGGGCGAGGGACAACCTTGTATCTATAGCATACGTTAACCTTGTTGGAGGGCAGGATGAGCTTGTTTTTGATGGGAACAGTATTATCGTAGGTCCTGATGGATCCGTTTTAACAAAGGGCAGATCTTTTGAAGAGGAGATCGTACTGTGCGATATAAACCTTGATGCTATATTCAGACAGCAGTTAAAGGACAACAGACTCAGAAATCTCAGAGCCATGTATAAAAGGGAAGAGAAGGTTAAAGAGATACACCTTGATTTCAAAATAAAGGACAAACTTGAGACAATACCCCAGAAGACTATTCTTGACAGACCTGAGATAGAGGAGATATACAAGGCTCTTGTTACAGGTGTGAGAGATTACATACACAAAAACGGCTTTGAGAAAGTTGTGATTGGACTGAGCGGAGGGATAGACAGTTCCCTTACCGCAACAATAGCTACTGACGCACTCGGAAAGGATAATGTGAAAGGGGTTCTGATGCCTTCACAGTTCACATCAAAAGAGAGTGTTGAGGATGCCCTTGAGCTTGCAGAAAATCTTGGTATTGAAACATTTACACTTCCTATAACGGACATATTTGAAAAATATAAGGATGAGCTTAAAGATATATTTGCAGGTCTGAAACCTGATGCAACTGAGGAGAACCTTCAGGCAAGGATAAGAGGGAATCTCCTTATGGCTCTCTCAAACAAATTTGGCTGGATAGTTCTGGCAACCGGTAACAAATCTGAGATGAGTGTAGGTTACGCAACCCTATACGGTGATATGGTTGGAGGTTTCGCTGTTTTAAAGGATGTTCTTAAAACAAAAGTTTACGAGCTTGCACAGTACAGGAACAGTATCTCACCCGTTATTCCACAGAGAGTTCTTGAGAAACCACCTTCAGCAGAACTCAAGCCTGATCAGAGAGATGAGGATGAACTTCTACCTTATCCTATACTTGATGAGATCATAATGCTTTATGTTGAGGAGGATATGCCCGTTCAGGATATAATAAGAATGGGATTTGATAGACATTCTGTTGAAAAAGTGGTTAAAATGATAGACAGGAATGAGTACAAGAGAAGACAGGCACCTATTGGTATTAGAATAACACACAGAGCCTTTGGTAAAGATAGAAGAATGCCTGTAACAAATAAATTCAGAGAATTATAA
- a CDS encoding endonuclease III domain-containing protein yields the protein MSREDFIKVLNILKREFPRWDAPVVSLMAKRDKRTPYQILISTIISLRTKDQVTAEVSERLFRLADNPYDMLKIPEEKIAEAIYPAGFYRNKAKVIKEISGKIVKDFGGKVPDSIDELLKLKGVGRKTANLVVALGYGKPAICVDTHVHRISNRLGFVKTKTAEETEMALRKKVPREYWNEINDLFVAFGQTICKPVSPKCSECPVSSYCEKVGVKKHR from the coding sequence TTGAGCAGAGAGGATTTCATAAAGGTCTTAAATATCCTGAAGAGGGAGTTTCCCAGATGGGATGCTCCCGTTGTATCTCTAATGGCAAAAAGGGATAAAAGAACTCCATACCAGATACTTATATCAACAATAATCAGTCTCAGAACAAAAGATCAGGTAACAGCAGAGGTTTCTGAGAGACTTTTCAGGCTTGCTGACAATCCTTACGATATGCTTAAGATACCTGAAGAGAAGATAGCAGAGGCCATATATCCTGCCGGATTTTACAGAAATAAGGCTAAGGTTATAAAGGAGATATCGGGAAAGATAGTAAAGGATTTTGGAGGAAAGGTTCCTGACAGTATTGATGAGCTTCTGAAATTAAAAGGAGTTGGAAGAAAAACGGCAAACCTTGTTGTTGCCCTTGGATACGGAAAACCGGCGATATGTGTTGATACTCATGTTCATAGAATATCAAACAGATTAGGCTTTGTTAAAACAAAAACAGCTGAAGAGACAGAGATGGCTTTAAGAAAAAAAGTTCCCAGGGAGTACTGGAACGAGATAAACGATCTTTTTGTTGCCTTTGGACAGACCATATGCAAACCTGTCTCACCTAAATGTTCAGAATGTCCAGTATCGTCTTACTGCGAAAAGGTTGGTGTTAAAAAACACAGATGA
- a CDS encoding EAL and HDOD domain-containing protein: protein MGEVFVGRQPILNEKNEIFGYELLFRDSEKNYAIIKDNIEATARVILNLLVYMDFHKIIGSKKGFINVNPDMLEGDFIELLPPKYTVFEISNITKIDEYLISTCKNLKDKGYEIALDGLVYCDLISPFFDYIDYVKVSIQGSYEENDLSKTVKFLKKFDLKLIAQKVETEEDYVVAKELGFDYFQGFYFEEPEIYKDRQVSSFKLTLIKLLKSAITHEDLSKIEDIFKGNPDLSYKLLKFINSPFFYIRQNIKSIKQALSLLGYQNLQKWVLLQIFSLDWTDIKSNPILERAVIRGRMLEVLIEKSKAPKETHEKAFITGMLSLMDTVLGKPMDEILSELKIDQEIKDAILSCKGILGAILKAIILLEKNEIKRIKAVIKNTGIGVEDVLTAEIEGIIFYENLINSY, encoded by the coding sequence ATGGGAGAAGTATTTGTAGGAAGACAGCCAATACTTAATGAGAAAAATGAGATCTTTGGATATGAGCTTCTATTCAGGGATAGTGAAAAAAATTATGCGATCATAAAGGACAATATTGAGGCTACAGCAAGGGTCATACTTAACCTTCTTGTTTATATGGATTTTCACAAGATTATAGGATCAAAAAAAGGCTTTATAAATGTTAATCCTGATATGCTTGAAGGGGATTTTATAGAACTTCTCCCTCCAAAATACACAGTATTTGAGATATCCAACATAACAAAGATAGATGAGTATCTGATCTCAACCTGTAAAAACCTCAAGGATAAAGGTTATGAGATAGCCCTTGATGGACTTGTATACTGTGATCTGATATCACCATTTTTTGATTATATAGATTACGTGAAGGTATCAATACAGGGAAGTTACGAGGAGAACGATCTTTCCAAAACTGTAAAATTTCTAAAGAAGTTTGATCTAAAGCTTATAGCACAGAAGGTTGAGACTGAAGAGGATTATGTTGTTGCTAAAGAGTTAGGTTTTGATTACTTTCAGGGCTTTTATTTTGAGGAGCCTGAGATATACAAGGACAGGCAGGTCTCATCATTCAAACTTACACTTATAAAACTCCTGAAATCAGCGATAACACATGAGGATCTATCAAAGATAGAGGATATTTTTAAAGGAAATCCTGATCTAAGTTACAAACTTCTAAAGTTCATAAACTCTCCATTTTTCTACATAAGACAGAATATAAAATCTATAAAGCAGGCACTTTCCCTTTTAGGATACCAGAATCTCCAGAAATGGGTTCTCCTGCAGATATTCAGCCTTGACTGGACAGATATAAAATCAAACCCTATTCTTGAAAGGGCTGTTATAAGGGGAAGGATGCTTGAGGTTCTGATTGAAAAAAGTAAAGCTCCAAAGGAAACACATGAGAAGGCTTTTATAACAGGTATGCTATCACTTATGGATACTGTTTTAGGTAAGCCGATGGATGAGATACTGTCCGAGCTAAAGATAGACCAGGAGATTAAAGATGCTATCCTTTCCTGTAAAGGTATACTTGGGGCTATACTGAAAGCTATAATTCTCTTAGAAAAGAATGAGATAAAAAGGATAAAAGCCGTTATAAAAAACACAGGTATAGGTGTTGAGGACGTACTCACAGCAGAGATAGAAGGGATAATATTCTACGAAAACCTTATAAATTCTTACTGA
- a CDS encoding DUF4911 domain-containing protein, with protein MLDDDLLERLSHPPRKSVNLMVKVDPSKLNFISMVVDGHGRIALPRTRSGKQGILDFLTSPDFVDDLYLILDDIKKNYDPTLEIVKDLGDNWLEAVT; from the coding sequence ATGTTAGATGATGATCTTTTAGAGAGGCTTTCACATCCTCCGAGAAAAAGCGTCAACCTTATGGTTAAGGTTGATCCTTCAAAACTTAATTTTATTTCTATGGTTGTTGACGGTCACGGCAGGATAGCACTGCCGAGAACAAGAAGTGGGAAACAGGGTATCCTTGATTTTTTAACATCCCCTGATTTTGTTGATGATCTCTATCTGATACTGGATGATATTAAGAAAAATTATGATCCAACCCTTGAGATAGTTAAGGATTTAGGTGATAACTGGTTAGAGGCCGTAACATAA
- the plsY gene encoding glycerol-3-phosphate 1-O-acyltransferase PlsY → MELSVILYLIGTYILASIPFGYVVGKLFGKDVTKEGSGNIGATNVTRTIGKKAGALVLILDMLKGYFPVYFGKHYMYFDDRILSMIAITAVLGHCFSVFMKFKGGKGVATGLGVLLALSGKTAFIVILLWLGSFLTTGYVSFASIFAAFMSWIIIFYVEDNVFYTFAALFLSFIIVLKHSSNINRLIKGTESRFLHR, encoded by the coding sequence ATGGAGCTGAGTGTAATACTGTATCTAATAGGAACATACATACTGGCTTCCATACCTTTTGGTTATGTTGTAGGTAAGCTTTTTGGTAAAGATGTAACAAAGGAAGGTTCTGGGAATATAGGAGCAACAAATGTAACAAGAACAATAGGGAAAAAGGCGGGAGCTCTTGTACTTATTTTAGATATGCTGAAAGGTTACTTTCCGGTTTACTTTGGTAAACATTATATGTACTTTGATGACAGAATTCTTTCAATGATAGCAATAACAGCTGTTTTAGGTCACTGCTTCTCTGTATTTATGAAGTTCAAAGGTGGTAAAGGTGTTGCAACTGGATTAGGGGTTCTCCTCGCCCTTTCCGGGAAAACTGCGTTTATTGTAATCCTCCTCTGGCTAGGTTCTTTCCTGACAACAGGTTATGTATCCTTCGCATCTATCTTTGCAGCCTTTATGTCGTGGATTATCATATTTTATGTTGAGGATAATGTATTTTACACATTCGCCGCACTCTTTTTATCATTCATAATCGTTTTAAAACACTCATCAAATATAAACAGGCTTATTAAAGGCACTGAAAGTAGATTTCTTCACAGATAG
- a CDS encoding ChaN family lipoprotein: protein MIKLKSFFSIIFMFVPLISYGQIYYSLDIKFDIPEGKIYGEVEIKSDREVSVSIDTGDLEITYSDIRYLTYTKIEPDKPVRIKYTGTFKGFDQYNMVSKHGIYLTGVWYPKIDRPALYSFKAQIPEDFIPVGEAEEIAEEKVDEGIKNVRFIFPHPLEHLHFIATDKFRVKSKKIRDDLTVYTYFFEMDHRFSDIYLEKAEGYIRYYEEKIGRFPYKRFSIVENVLPTGYSMPTFTLIGMQIIRYPFVLKSSLGHEILHQWFGCSVYVKDEEGNWAEGLTTYLSDHEFSDDKKLYRKRLISKFMAYVTDDNDFPLKDFVYKKDELSEAIGYGKTAMVFHMLRKEVGDEKFFRSISDFYMKNRFKRASWDDLKRSFENQSGQDLGLFFHQWIEKKGIPDISIEKISVKVDDGRFKISGEIKQSRDFVFKVPVKILTYTGYIQKTLEIQGKKTVFSYTVDDEPLSIVIDDSYDTFRKLSPEEMIPMIYFLLGDKSPVVFVDPETEEKYRPVLDFYKEKKLYSPEEFRYSLIKDRNVVIFDSKNPVIKKILGKPSLEKEGLSITSVKNPFSENRFIFVIHADTRESVERGYSRLKHYGGYSFVKIGKHFRAEKEVYKAQDGILYRIRTPAKIITENGITDMKSMIDQIKDKKVIFIGEKHTSFSHHAVQYSIIKALYENGSDIAIGMEMFQRPFQRYLDMYIKGDISEKEFLKKTEYFKRWKYDYNLYKPILRFARKHKIPVIALNMEAEIIDKVSEKGIDGLTPEEKRKLPESMDFTNEEYRSYLKIIFQMHKERKKEKEFINFYQSQLIWDETMAETAAEYLRKNPERKMVILAGNGHLRYGYGIPDRLYRRINEPYVIILNDEDIDKDIADYVVYTQFLAGVKAKKIGVYIDITDKGLKVDDVVKGSPAEKAGIKKGDIIVEFNGKKIRTLEDLRIELVYPEKENEIVVLRDGKRLKLKIVFEEELNHHQ from the coding sequence ATGATAAAGCTAAAATCTTTTTTTTCCATCATATTTATGTTTGTCCCTTTAATATCATACGGTCAGATATATTACAGTCTGGATATAAAATTTGATATTCCTGAAGGAAAGATCTATGGTGAGGTTGAGATAAAGTCTGACAGAGAGGTATCAGTATCAATAGATACAGGGGATCTAGAGATCACCTACTCTGATATTAGATATCTCACATACACAAAGATAGAACCTGATAAACCTGTAAGAATAAAGTATACAGGGACTTTTAAAGGGTTTGACCAGTACAATATGGTCTCAAAACATGGTATATATCTGACAGGTGTATGGTATCCAAAGATAGACAGACCTGCCTTGTATTCCTTTAAAGCCCAGATACCCGAAGATTTTATACCTGTTGGTGAAGCTGAGGAGATAGCCGAAGAAAAAGTGGATGAAGGGATTAAGAATGTTAGATTTATCTTTCCACATCCTCTTGAACATCTCCACTTTATAGCTACAGACAAGTTCAGGGTGAAAAGTAAAAAAATAAGGGATGATCTTACTGTTTACACATACTTCTTTGAGATGGATCACAGATTTTCAGATATATATCTGGAAAAGGCAGAGGGGTATATAAGGTACTACGAGGAAAAGATAGGAAGATTTCCGTATAAAAGGTTCAGTATCGTTGAGAATGTACTTCCAACTGGATACTCTATGCCTACATTCACACTTATAGGTATGCAGATAATAAGATATCCATTCGTTCTTAAAAGCTCCCTTGGTCATGAGATACTACACCAGTGGTTTGGGTGTTCAGTTTATGTTAAGGATGAGGAAGGAAACTGGGCAGAAGGCCTTACAACTTATCTTTCGGATCATGAGTTCTCAGATGACAAAAAACTATACAGAAAAAGACTTATATCAAAATTTATGGCCTATGTTACAGATGATAATGATTTTCCCCTTAAGGATTTTGTGTACAAAAAAGATGAGCTTTCTGAGGCGATTGGATACGGTAAAACAGCGATGGTATTTCATATGTTGAGAAAAGAGGTTGGTGATGAGAAATTCTTCAGATCAATATCAGATTTTTACATGAAAAACAGGTTTAAAAGAGCTTCATGGGATGATCTGAAAAGAAGTTTTGAAAACCAGTCAGGTCAGGATTTAGGTCTTTTTTTCCACCAGTGGATAGAGAAGAAAGGAATACCTGATATAAGTATTGAGAAGATATCGGTAAAGGTTGATGACGGAAGGTTTAAAATCTCAGGAGAGATAAAACAGAGTAGAGATTTTGTATTTAAAGTACCTGTTAAGATACTGACCTACACAGGTTATATTCAGAAAACACTTGAGATACAGGGGAAGAAGACTGTTTTTAGCTATACAGTTGATGATGAGCCTTTAAGCATCGTTATTGATGACAGTTACGATACGTTCAGGAAGCTATCTCCAGAAGAGATGATACCTATGATCTACTTTTTACTTGGTGATAAAAGCCCTGTTGTTTTTGTTGATCCTGAAACAGAGGAAAAATACAGACCTGTTCTTGATTTCTATAAAGAGAAAAAGCTATACAGCCCTGAAGAATTTAGATACAGCCTTATAAAAGACAGAAATGTTGTTATATTTGACAGTAAAAACCCTGTGATTAAAAAGATACTCGGTAAACCTTCATTAGAGAAAGAAGGGCTGTCCATAACATCTGTAAAAAACCCCTTTTCTGAAAACAGATTTATCTTCGTTATACATGCCGATACAAGGGAGTCTGTTGAGAGAGGTTACTCAAGACTGAAACATTACGGAGGATACTCTTTTGTTAAGATAGGTAAGCATTTCAGGGCTGAAAAAGAGGTTTATAAAGCTCAGGATGGGATTCTATACAGGATAAGAACCCCTGCGAAGATAATAACAGAGAACGGTATCACAGATATGAAAAGTATGATAGACCAGATAAAGGATAAAAAGGTTATCTTTATAGGTGAAAAACATACAAGCTTCTCCCATCACGCTGTACAGTACAGCATAATAAAGGCACTTTATGAGAACGGCAGTGATATAGCCATAGGAATGGAGATGTTCCAGAGACCATTCCAGAGATACCTTGATATGTACATAAAAGGGGATATAAGTGAAAAAGAGTTTCTGAAAAAGACAGAGTACTTTAAGAGATGGAAGTACGATTATAACCTTTACAAGCCTATCCTCAGATTTGCCAGAAAACATAAGATCCCTGTTATAGCTCTTAATATGGAGGCTGAGATAATAGATAAGGTGTCTGAGAAAGGTATAGACGGTCTTACACCTGAAGAAAAAAGGAAACTACCTGAAAGTATGGATTTTACCAATGAAGAATACAGAAGTTATCTGAAGATCATATTCCAGATGCATAAGGAGAGGAAAAAGGAAAAAGAGTTTATAAACTTCTACCAGTCCCAGCTTATATGGGATGAGACCATGGCTGAGACAGCTGCTGAATACCTTAGAAAAAATCCAGAGAGAAAGATGGTGATACTTGCAGGAAATGGTCATCTGAGATATGGGTATGGGATACCTGACAGACTTTACAGGAGGATCAATGAACCGTATGTGATAATACTGAATGATGAGGATATAGATAAGGATATAGCAGATTATGTTGTTTACACACAGTTTCTTGCAGGTGTAAAGGCTAAAAAGATAGGTGTTTATATAGACATAACAGATAAAGGTCTGAAGGTTGATGATGTTGTTAAAGGTTCACCTGCTGAAAAGGCCGGGATTAAGAAGGGGGATATTATTGTTGAGTTCAATGGAAAGAAGATAAGAACACTTGAGGATCTTAGAATAGAGCTTGTTTATCCTGAGAAGGAGAATGAGATAGTAGTCCTGAGAGATGGTAAAAGATTAAAACTTAAAATAGTTTTTGAAGAGGAACTGAACCACCACCAGTGA
- the purB gene encoding adenylosuccinate lyase: MIKRYTLEKMGSVWSEQNKFQKWLDVEIAICKAWNRLGKIPDDAMKEIEEKTYIDEKVVERIHELDRIYNHDVLAFVTAVAEQVGENGRYIHLGVTSSDVIDTALGLLMREAIDILIEDIDQLLPVLKENAFKYKDTVMMGRTHGVHAEPMVFGLKFALWYEEMKRNRERLVKARDVVSVGAISGAVGTYSNIPPEVEKYALEYLGLKVEPVSNQVVQRDRHAEFMTAMAITASSLEKIAVEIRHLQRTEVLEAQEPFRKGQRGSSAMPHKKNPITCERITGLARVIRANAIPAMENIALWHERDISHSSVERVVMPDSAIALDYILNLTKNVLSGLVVYPERMKRNMDLSKGLYFSSKVLVALVEKGLSRDEAYDIVQRNAMKAWDTEGLMFKDALLSDEEVTSRLSPEEIDKIFDVNEFLKNVPYIYRRVFGEY, translated from the coding sequence ATGATAAAAAGGTACACTCTTGAAAAGATGGGATCTGTCTGGAGTGAACAGAACAAGTTTCAGAAATGGCTTGATGTTGAGATAGCAATATGTAAGGCATGGAACAGACTTGGGAAGATACCTGATGATGCTATGAAGGAGATAGAGGAGAAAACTTATATAGATGAGAAAGTTGTTGAGAGAATACACGAACTTGATAGAATATACAACCATGATGTTCTCGCATTTGTGACAGCCGTTGCTGAACAGGTTGGAGAGAACGGAAGGTACATACATCTTGGTGTGACATCATCTGATGTTATAGATACAGCCCTTGGTCTTCTGATGAGGGAGGCTATTGATATCCTTATAGAGGATATTGATCAGCTCTTACCTGTGTTAAAGGAGAACGCCTTTAAGTATAAAGACACTGTCATGATGGGAAGGACACACGGTGTTCACGCTGAGCCTATGGTGTTCGGTCTCAAGTTTGCCCTCTGGTACGAGGAGATGAAAAGAAACAGGGAGAGGCTTGTTAAGGCAAGAGATGTTGTCTCTGTAGGGGCTATATCTGGAGCTGTTGGAACTTACTCTAATATCCCTCCTGAGGTTGAAAAGTACGCACTTGAGTATCTTGGTCTTAAAGTTGAACCTGTTTCTAACCAGGTTGTCCAGAGGGACAGGCATGCTGAGTTTATGACAGCCATGGCTATAACAGCCTCATCACTTGAGAAGATAGCTGTTGAGATAAGGCATCTGCAGAGAACAGAGGTATTGGAAGCTCAGGAGCCTTTCAGGAAAGGACAGAGAGGATCATCCGCAATGCCCCATAAGAAGAATCCTATCACATGTGAGAGAATAACGGGGCTTGCAAGGGTTATAAGGGCAAATGCTATACCTGCTATGGAAAATATAGCTCTCTGGCATGAGAGGGATATATCCCACTCATCTGTGGAAAGGGTTGTTATGCCTGATTCTGCAATAGCACTTGATTACATACTTAATCTTACAAAGAATGTTCTCTCCGGACTTGTTGTTTATCCTGAAAGGATGAAAAGAAATATGGATCTCTCAAAGGGCCTTTATTTCTCATCAAAGGTTCTTGTTGCACTTGTTGAAAAGGGACTGTCAAGGGATGAGGCTTATGATATAGTCCAGAGAAATGCTATGAAAGCATGGGATACTGAAGGGCTTATGTTTAAGGATGCCCTCCTCTCGGATGAGGAAGTAACATCAAGACTCTCACCTGAGGAGATAGATAAAATATTTGATGTTAATGAGTTTTTAAAGAACGTTCCTTATATATACAGGAGGGTTTTTGGGGAGTATTGA